Proteins from a single region of Deinococcus malanensis:
- a CDS encoding sensor histidine kinase: MTEAMGAGEHRRHEGLLADLLSSRTYRVALYVLLALPAGGLVAALLTGGVVGGVLTLPLLVGAPLLLGALWLVGALADVQRVLAALLGVNFERAHLPRAYRGVLPWLRDTLADPSTYRALLFHAVQLPLAAMCWVVLVALLVLMLAGISAPLWVLSSGAPPVVWREWTLVPDESVVVGLVLIGLGSALVLGGVLNLMGRLWTRLTLGLLAPDRRDEAARREVVALRRAAGRVALGDDLGVTLADLATQAWTASTARSVALVASDGTPHAISGEEHPALAGLPDGAPVPGEANVQVTPDGGTLVSLPVTLPPSAGTLDGGTLRALYLGGTRPGTEELAFLLSIADHAGTALHASQLIERAGARAGEQERARLARELHDSVAQALYGITLGAKTARATLDRDPGRARESLDYTIRLAEGGVSEMKALLFSLRPDALEEGGLIAALTQHAHALEARHGLQVHAELRAEPHLTPDAQAAAYRVAQEALHNVVKHARATQVWLSVHEALGVVTVSVRDDGRGFDPSSQGRGTLGQRSMRERAAGAGGTLDVQSAPGEGTIVTLRLPAAVAASLQREEAHA, encoded by the coding sequence ATGACGGAGGCTATGGGGGCAGGTGAGCACCGCAGGCATGAAGGCCTGCTGGCGGACCTGCTGAGCAGCCGCACCTACCGTGTGGCCCTGTATGTGTTGCTGGCCCTGCCCGCAGGCGGGCTGGTCGCTGCTCTGCTGACTGGCGGCGTGGTGGGCGGGGTGCTGACCCTGCCGCTGCTGGTCGGTGCGCCGTTGCTGTTGGGCGCCCTGTGGCTGGTGGGCGCTCTGGCAGACGTGCAGCGCGTGCTGGCTGCCCTGCTGGGCGTAAATTTTGAGCGTGCACACCTTCCGCGGGCCTACCGAGGGGTCCTGCCGTGGCTGCGTGACACCCTGGCAGACCCCTCAACCTACCGGGCCCTGCTTTTTCACGCGGTGCAACTCCCCCTGGCTGCCATGTGCTGGGTGGTGCTGGTGGCGTTACTGGTCCTGATGCTTGCCGGAATCAGCGCCCCGCTGTGGGTACTGAGCTCCGGCGCGCCTCCGGTGGTCTGGCGCGAATGGACCCTGGTTCCTGATGAGAGTGTGGTGGTCGGCCTGGTCCTGATCGGGCTGGGCAGCGCCCTGGTGCTGGGCGGCGTGCTCAATCTGATGGGCCGGCTCTGGACCCGGCTGACGCTGGGTTTGCTGGCCCCGGACCGCCGTGACGAGGCGGCGCGGCGCGAGGTGGTGGCGCTGCGCCGTGCTGCAGGCCGCGTGGCGCTCGGAGACGACCTGGGGGTGACCCTGGCTGATCTGGCCACGCAGGCCTGGACGGCCAGCACGGCGCGTTCGGTGGCGTTGGTTGCTTCAGACGGCACGCCGCATGCGATCAGTGGTGAGGAGCATCCTGCACTGGCCGGGCTGCCAGACGGCGCCCCGGTTCCTGGCGAGGCCAACGTGCAGGTCACCCCGGACGGCGGCACGCTGGTCTCGCTGCCGGTTACTCTGCCTCCATCGGCCGGCACGCTGGACGGCGGTACCCTGCGTGCCCTGTACCTGGGAGGGACGCGGCCCGGCACCGAAGAACTCGCCTTTCTGCTCAGCATTGCCGACCACGCGGGAACGGCGCTGCACGCCTCACAGCTGATCGAGCGGGCCGGGGCACGGGCCGGAGAACAGGAACGTGCCCGTCTGGCCCGCGAACTGCATGACAGCGTGGCGCAGGCCCTGTACGGCATCACCCTGGGAGCCAAGACAGCCCGCGCCACCCTGGACCGCGATCCGGGGCGGGCGCGCGAAAGCCTGGACTACACCATCCGGCTGGCCGAGGGCGGGGTCAGTGAAATGAAGGCGCTGCTGTTCAGCCTGCGGCCCGACGCCCTGGAGGAAGGGGGTCTGATCGCGGCCCTGACCCAGCACGCACACGCCCTGGAAGCCCGCCACGGGCTGCAGGTACATGCCGAGCTGCGCGCCGAGCCGCACCTGACGCCCGATGCCCAGGCCGCTGCCTACCGGGTGGCCCAGGAAGCACTGCACAACGTGGTCAAGCATGCCCGGGCCACCCAGGTATGGCTGAGCGTGCACGAGGCACTGGGGGTCGTCACGGTTTCGGTGCGCGACGATGGGCGGGGCTTTGACCCGTCCTCCCAGGGGCGGGGCACGCTGGGACAGCGCAGCATGCGTGAGCGGGCCGCTGGCGCTGGCGGCACGCTGGACGTCCAGAGTGCGCCGGGCGAGGGGACCATCGTGACCCTGCGTCTGCCTGCGGCTGTGGCAGCTTCTTTGCAGCGCGAGGAGGCACACGCATGA
- the lepB gene encoding signal peptidase I has product MKGQLWQLWREWLSPVSFALLFTQFGATAVNVDGVSMLPGLRHGELLLVPKAEGWARQLGLGAYQRGDVVVFKPPSSADYERKKDYRGMPLPWSYRPYLVKRVVGVPGDRVQVRAGTLYVNGQAVVEPRTLAYWDKSCRDVRSILANTPAVTVASGQYFVMGDNRSPGGSLDSRMFGLVDRHDIAGRAVLTLWPVAQRGGAGAPCNDQQAPAGEELNWSPRWLPAQPR; this is encoded by the coding sequence ATGAAAGGCCAGCTGTGGCAGCTGTGGCGCGAATGGCTTTCCCCGGTATCTTTTGCCCTGCTGTTCACCCAGTTCGGGGCCACGGCCGTGAATGTGGACGGCGTCAGCATGCTGCCTGGTTTACGTCACGGTGAACTGCTGCTGGTCCCCAAAGCCGAAGGCTGGGCGCGTCAGCTGGGTCTGGGCGCCTACCAACGTGGTGACGTGGTCGTCTTCAAGCCGCCGAGTAGCGCAGACTACGAGAGAAAGAAGGACTACCGGGGTATGCCGCTGCCCTGGTCGTACCGTCCCTATCTGGTCAAACGGGTGGTCGGCGTGCCAGGTGACCGCGTGCAGGTGCGCGCAGGCACGTTGTATGTCAACGGGCAGGCGGTCGTGGAGCCGCGGACGCTGGCCTACTGGGACAAGAGCTGCCGAGATGTGAGGTCTATCCTGGCCAACACCCCCGCAGTCACGGTGGCCTCAGGGCAGTACTTCGTCATGGGTGACAACCGCAGCCCCGGCGGCAGCCTGGACAGCCGGATGTTCGGGCTGGTGGACCGCCACGACATTGCCGGACGCGCGGTTCTGACTTTATGGCCCGTGGCCCAGCGCGGTGGAGCCGGAGCGCCCTGCAACGACCAGCAGGCACCAGCAGGAGAAGAGCTGAACTGGTCTCCCCGCTGGCTGCCGGCCCAGCCGCGATAA
- a CDS encoding PadR family transcriptional regulator, with product MDVNLLKGNLDLILLSVLEREGGYGQDIAKRVDALTQGEIRLNAGSLYPALHRLERAGFLQAVETLPGRGGPSVRTYTLTQAGRRELDRRRDGYRAFDGALRRLW from the coding sequence ATGGACGTGAATCTGCTGAAGGGAAACCTCGACCTGATCCTGCTAAGTGTGCTGGAACGGGAAGGAGGGTACGGCCAGGACATCGCCAAGCGGGTGGACGCCCTGACTCAGGGAGAAATCCGGCTGAATGCGGGAAGTCTGTACCCGGCACTGCACCGCCTGGAACGCGCCGGTTTCCTTCAGGCCGTCGAGACGCTGCCGGGCCGGGGCGGCCCGTCGGTGCGGACCTACACGCTGACCCAGGCTGGACGGCGGGAACTCGACCGTCGCCGTGACGGGTACCGCGCCTTTGACGGCGCCCTGCGGAGGCTGTGGTGA
- a CDS encoding NUDIX hydrolase, which produces MTRPTRTLPVKRAAHVYLVRDGHLLLVEERMDDGSIFYGLPGGKANPGETLGDAAVRQVQYETGLTVTDLTFVSLLEGELLTGTRNECYATFGRFTAQAHGEIDPSDPEVVGVKWVPFAQVEGLVRYGPPPECEERNPLIWVPTRDFLSGEARSYYPI; this is translated from the coding sequence ATGACCCGGCCCACCCGCACCCTGCCCGTCAAGCGCGCCGCCCACGTGTACCTCGTGCGGGACGGCCATCTGCTGCTCGTCGAGGAACGCATGGACGACGGCAGCATCTTCTACGGCCTGCCCGGCGGCAAGGCGAACCCGGGCGAGACCCTGGGAGACGCCGCGGTCCGACAGGTGCAGTACGAGACCGGCCTGACCGTCACGGACCTGACCTTTGTCAGCCTGCTGGAAGGTGAACTGCTGACTGGCACGCGCAACGAGTGCTACGCCACCTTCGGCCGCTTCACCGCGCAGGCCCACGGCGAAATCGACCCCAGTGACCCCGAAGTGGTCGGGGTCAAATGGGTACCGTTTGCTCAGGTCGAGGGTCTGGTGCGCTATGGCCCGCCACCCGAGTGTGAGGAGCGTAACCCGCTGATCTGGGTGCCCACCCGGGATTTCCTGAGCGGCGAGGCCCGGTCCTACTACCCGATCTGA
- a CDS encoding acyl-CoA thioesterase, translated as MSATLSDRSWVEITGESTIRVRYAETDAMGVVHHATYPVWFEVGRTELMEMLGLPYTEVEARGFYLMISGINVEYRRAARYGDTLSLTTRLGSLRSRTMTFLYELRRGEELVASGETRHIATDKTYRPARLPDDVLHILGGGKDARLPGE; from the coding sequence GTGAGCGCGACGCTGAGTGACAGAAGCTGGGTGGAAATTACCGGCGAGAGCACCATCCGGGTCCGGTACGCTGAGACTGACGCCATGGGTGTGGTACACCATGCCACCTACCCGGTGTGGTTCGAGGTGGGCCGAACTGAGCTCATGGAAATGCTGGGCCTGCCCTACACCGAGGTCGAGGCCCGGGGCTTCTACCTGATGATCTCGGGTATCAACGTGGAATACCGCCGAGCAGCGCGCTACGGCGATACCCTGAGCCTGACCACCCGCCTGGGCAGCCTGCGTTCGCGCACCATGACCTTCCTGTACGAACTGCGCCGTGGCGAGGAACTCGTGGCCTCCGGCGAGACCCGGCATATTGCCACCGACAAGACCTACCGGCCGGCCCGCCTGCCCGACGACGTCCTGCACATCCTGGGGGGAGGCAAGGACGCTAGACTGCCGGGCGAATGA
- the rbfA gene encoding 30S ribosome-binding factor RbfA, with protein sequence MKPEQVQAQLTRVLSEAIAELRDPRVPMIVTVERVTVTPDYTLARVYVSALTSDMPGLLDALNRARGHLQREIGAQVKMRRTPTLEFRALEDARL encoded by the coding sequence ATGAAACCCGAGCAGGTGCAGGCCCAGCTGACGCGCGTGCTCAGCGAAGCGATCGCCGAACTTCGCGACCCGCGCGTGCCGATGATCGTGACCGTCGAGCGGGTGACCGTGACCCCCGACTACACCCTGGCACGCGTGTATGTCAGTGCCCTGACCAGCGACATGCCAGGACTGCTCGATGCGCTCAACCGTGCGCGAGGTCACCTGCAACGTGAAATCGGCGCGCAGGTCAAAATGCGCCGCACCCCGACCCTGGAATTTCGTGCCCTGGAGGACGCCCGGCTGTGA
- a CDS encoding LysM peptidoglycan-binding domain-containing protein produces the protein MRPPLRLYALLTVLLTGAAMAAPTAVKVHTGDTLFKIATRHGMTVAKLRALNGLKGDTIRVGQTLRLKGAAAPPRAQRPTVHTVRSGDTLSIIAGRYAVSVGALKSANSLRGTTIHAGQRLRVPKGGSAPVVVRRPTTEVRVIYSFIRMGVRDTADSLARKYHTTPDALRRLNGLSSRKHMVPGMKLLVAQRVPVPIPPRATGRALTFKQLTPLNIPVQLVRVDLRHRDVLVAPVLPHAGLVFGLGARVGQLAQRSGARALINGSYFHPQTFAPAGDIVMQGRMLTWGRIPMALAITPDNRATIRASTTPLLRRPLDTTWRGMETVIATGPRIVTGGRVHTNYSQAFRDPALFGRAARSAVGLSSNRDLVMVSTRARLTTTEMGKVMTRLGVREALLLDGGSSAGLAWNGRAVLDSVRKVSYGIGVFTGYTGRRYAR, from the coding sequence ATGCGTCCTCCCCTGCGTCTCTATGCCCTGCTGACTGTCCTGCTGACCGGCGCGGCCATGGCTGCGCCCACCGCCGTCAAGGTTCACACCGGCGACACCCTGTTTAAGATCGCCACCCGACACGGCATGACTGTTGCCAAGCTGCGGGCCCTGAACGGTCTCAAAGGCGACACCATCCGGGTGGGGCAGACGTTGAGGCTGAAAGGCGCGGCAGCCCCCCCCAGGGCCCAGAGACCAACGGTTCATACCGTCCGCTCCGGCGACACGCTGAGCATCATCGCGGGCCGCTATGCCGTCAGTGTGGGCGCGCTGAAGTCTGCCAATTCCCTACGCGGCACGACCATTCATGCTGGGCAAAGACTCCGGGTGCCCAAGGGGGGCAGTGCTCCTGTGGTCGTGCGCCGCCCCACGACCGAGGTCCGCGTCATCTACTCGTTCATCCGCATGGGGGTGCGCGACACGGCCGACAGCCTGGCACGCAAATACCACACCACACCCGACGCCCTGCGCCGCCTGAATGGCCTGTCGAGCCGAAAGCACATGGTGCCGGGTATGAAACTTCTGGTGGCCCAGCGTGTGCCGGTGCCCATCCCCCCGCGCGCGACCGGGCGGGCGCTGACGTTCAAGCAGCTCACGCCCCTGAACATCCCGGTGCAGCTGGTGCGCGTCGACCTGCGACACCGCGATGTCCTGGTGGCCCCGGTGCTGCCTCACGCCGGCCTGGTCTTTGGTCTGGGAGCCCGGGTGGGACAACTGGCGCAGCGCAGTGGAGCACGGGCACTGATCAACGGCAGTTATTTTCATCCACAGACCTTTGCGCCGGCTGGAGACATCGTGATGCAGGGGCGCATGCTGACCTGGGGCCGGATTCCCATGGCGCTGGCCATCACACCCGACAACCGAGCCACCATTCGGGCCTCCACCACGCCGCTGCTGCGCCGGCCGCTGGACACTACCTGGCGCGGCATGGAAACCGTGATCGCTACGGGGCCGCGTATTGTGACCGGCGGCCGGGTCCACACCAACTACAGCCAGGCCTTCCGTGACCCCGCGCTGTTCGGCCGCGCCGCCCGCAGCGCCGTGGGCCTGAGCAGCAACCGCGATCTGGTGATGGTCAGCACGCGTGCCCGGCTGACCACCACCGAGATGGGCAAGGTCATGACCCGCCTGGGGGTACGTGAGGCTCTGCTGCTCGACGGCGGCAGCAGTGCCGGTCTGGCCTGGAACGGCCGGGCAGTGCTGGACAGTGTGCGCAAGGTCAGTTACGGCATCGGAGTATTTACCGGATACACCGGAAGACGCTACGCGCGCTGA
- a CDS encoding vWA domain-containing protein, with product MRCVAALTLLLLTAPHAAARSTVPSSAAPRSAEALVESPDVSLRRGQPPQAVPACRLPAGELPRRTRAVFVLDTSGSMRGTGDGQADIFERVKASVGAYVRGLDPDRVELVSFDSGVRHQRGFDRPAASSEWTAFLAGLKADGKNTYLYRSLHAALSRLGDQDAYLTTIFVLTDGIDNDPARIHSAHSALRAFAGRGALDRLHYVALGTRIPDDLRAALRASTYAAGHTYRAGQVPVLGRGNLAGGALNVTRLDQVDVPLPNGTPVSLGSAVPARLSLALPAVQDGRVRLRLRGSLAPGSAALLCAPLSPAPEDINLRPAALLLRLNTPESSGLTWLNPGADLNLRPGEDVVLRYRAGSGVSLGDLRVDTGHRSLHATLERRPDAREFGVRLRHTGQGAARVTPLLLGTGRTVPLPAIRLVAGPDPAGGPSENSAAPAGEAPATQPGRAAAQTSLEGQPRFPARFGILLLCAAALVGLSLLWRRRRAAPAPATRRLGGTFPVPGVEGLEYSEERTLALVTAQGDVMGVPAPLSGPFDVGQVSRVPHLSGLRAEQHRDGLQILRVPDDLEVSRGALLLQAGDVVRPGTLLGIAVAGTSRAPEADLGSLAGLGLPLTLRADDLTVHISGPYGDHVLVVRSGVVDLGSALHAPVLAGLKLTPSGTHLLLVEVPEGLHLRRPGESTPLRPGTYLPQTPTVLEHGFGASRAGPGPV from the coding sequence ATGCGCTGCGTTGCCGCCCTCACCCTGCTCCTGCTGACGGCCCCGCACGCGGCTGCCCGGAGCACTGTGCCTTCGTCTGCTGCGCCCCGGTCGGCAGAGGCTCTGGTGGAATCCCCAGACGTCTCGCTGCGCCGTGGGCAGCCTCCCCAGGCGGTTCCTGCCTGCCGTCTGCCTGCCGGTGAGCTGCCCAGGCGCACACGTGCGGTCTTCGTGCTGGACACCAGCGGCAGCATGCGCGGCACCGGCGACGGCCAGGCAGACATCTTCGAGCGGGTCAAGGCCAGTGTGGGGGCATATGTGCGCGGTCTTGACCCCGACCGGGTGGAGCTGGTGAGCTTCGACAGCGGAGTGAGGCATCAGCGCGGTTTTGACCGGCCGGCTGCCAGTTCTGAATGGACTGCGTTTCTGGCAGGACTCAAGGCCGATGGGAAAAACACGTACCTGTACCGCAGCCTGCACGCGGCCCTCTCCAGGCTGGGAGACCAGGACGCGTACCTGACCACCATCTTCGTGCTGACTGACGGCATCGATAACGACCCCGCACGGATCCACAGTGCCCACAGTGCGCTGCGGGCTTTTGCTGGCCGCGGCGCGCTGGACCGGCTGCACTACGTCGCACTGGGGACCCGCATCCCTGATGATCTGCGCGCCGCCCTGAGGGCGAGCACCTACGCAGCGGGGCACACCTACAGGGCCGGTCAGGTGCCTGTGCTGGGCCGGGGCAACCTGGCCGGCGGGGCCCTGAACGTGACCCGTCTGGATCAGGTGGATGTGCCGTTGCCCAACGGGACCCCCGTCAGTCTGGGCAGCGCCGTACCAGCCCGCCTGAGCCTCGCGCTGCCCGCCGTACAGGATGGGCGCGTCCGCCTGAGGCTGCGTGGGTCCCTGGCCCCAGGCAGCGCCGCGCTGCTGTGTGCCCCGCTGTCCCCCGCCCCCGAAGACATCAACCTGCGTCCGGCCGCGCTGCTGCTGCGGCTGAACACCCCCGAAAGCTCCGGCCTGACCTGGCTGAACCCGGGTGCGGACCTGAACCTGCGCCCTGGAGAGGACGTCGTGCTGCGCTACCGTGCCGGGAGCGGCGTGTCGCTGGGTGACCTGAGGGTGGATACCGGTCACCGCAGTCTGCACGCAACACTGGAACGGCGTCCGGACGCCCGCGAATTCGGGGTGCGGTTACGTCACACCGGCCAGGGTGCGGCCCGCGTGACGCCGCTGCTGCTCGGAACCGGCCGCACCGTGCCACTGCCTGCCATCCGCCTTGTAGCGGGTCCAGACCCTGCAGGAGGACCATCAGAAAATTCCGCGGCGCCGGCAGGGGAGGCGCCTGCCACGCAACCCGGCAGGGCCGCCGCACAGACCAGTCTGGAAGGTCAGCCCAGGTTCCCGGCCCGTTTTGGCATCCTGCTGCTCTGTGCGGCGGCCCTGGTGGGCCTGAGCCTGTTGTGGCGCCGCCGCCGGGCGGCTCCAGCCCCCGCTACCCGGCGTCTGGGGGGAACCTTCCCGGTGCCGGGCGTGGAAGGTCTGGAGTACAGCGAGGAACGTACCCTGGCCCTGGTGACGGCCCAGGGAGACGTCATGGGTGTTCCGGCGCCGCTCAGTGGACCGTTCGACGTGGGTCAGGTCTCGCGCGTGCCGCACCTGAGCGGCCTGCGGGCCGAGCAGCACCGCGACGGTCTGCAGATCCTGCGTGTGCCTGACGACCTGGAAGTCAGCCGCGGCGCCCTGCTGCTGCAGGCTGGAGATGTGGTGCGGCCCGGCACGCTGCTGGGCATCGCGGTGGCCGGGACGTCACGCGCCCCGGAAGCGGACCTGGGCAGCCTGGCGGGGCTGGGCCTGCCCCTGACGCTGCGCGCCGACGACCTGACGGTCCATATCAGCGGGCCCTACGGTGACCATGTGCTGGTGGTGCGTTCAGGGGTTGTCGACCTGGGAAGCGCCTTGCACGCGCCCGTGCTTGCTGGTCTGAAGCTGACGCCCAGTGGGACCCACCTGCTGCTGGTCGAGGTGCCTGAGGGGCTGCATCTGCGCCGCCCCGGTGAGAGCACACCGCTGCGGCCGGGCACGTACCTGCCGCAGACCCCCACCGTGCTGGAGCACGGTTTTGGGGCGTCCAGAGCCGGCCCCGGCCCGGTGTAA
- a CDS encoding DNA gyrase subunit B, with product MTQQDEKIKSVIEDIGDSSSSQGKTNYTADDISVLEGMDAVRKRPGMYVQGGTGIDGYHQLLTEIIDNGIDEGLAGFATEVHVIMHADGSATVTDDGRGIPVDIMKSKGRPAIEVIFSELHAGGKFGGGAYKVSGGLHGVGSTVVNALSTFLDVKVNKGGKIHHIRFEQGQLAQPLQVLGDTPADITWATSVSFQPDPSIFKEFDNQFDYTRIRNRLRELAYLTGLKIVVRDERTELHAGMIKEEVFHEKGGIANFARALVVDDSKLLYDQPIVMRGKNSDVEVEVAFIHANTYASDNILTYANMIRTRDGGTPLTGFKTAYTRILNKYARDKNLIKSGHPVPSGDDLLEGIYCVVSVKLGEPQFESQAKVKLLNSEAQTAVNAVVGEKFAEFLEENPRVGKTIVEKAAEAARAREAARKARDIVRRSNPLENDDLPGKLADCSSQDPAESEMFIVEGISAGGSAKGGRERRFQAILPLRGKILNVEKADLNKILKNAEIRALIGAIGAGVEGTGDRMHFDLSNLRYHKIIIMTDADMDGGHIATLLLTFFYRYMRPVVEAGYLYIAQPPLYRIMVGREKKGTYLYTNEDLKVHVTRATKEGKKYEIQRFKGLGEMNADQLWDTTMNPETRALKRVQIEDLIVANEVFENLMGTEVAPRKTFIQENARFAEISV from the coding sequence ATGACCCAACAGGACGAAAAAATTAAATCTGTCATTGAAGACATTGGCGATAGCAGCTCATCCCAGGGCAAGACCAATTACACCGCCGACGACATCTCCGTGCTTGAAGGCATGGACGCCGTGCGCAAGCGCCCCGGCATGTACGTGCAGGGCGGAACCGGCATCGACGGCTACCACCAGTTGCTGACCGAGATCATCGACAACGGCATTGACGAGGGCCTGGCGGGCTTCGCCACCGAAGTGCACGTGATCATGCATGCCGACGGCAGCGCGACCGTGACCGACGACGGGCGCGGCATCCCGGTGGACATCATGAAGTCCAAGGGCCGCCCGGCCATTGAGGTAATTTTCAGCGAACTGCACGCCGGCGGCAAGTTCGGCGGCGGGGCCTACAAGGTCTCGGGCGGGCTGCACGGCGTGGGCTCGACGGTCGTGAACGCGCTGAGCACTTTCCTGGACGTGAAGGTCAACAAGGGCGGCAAGATCCACCATATCCGCTTTGAACAGGGTCAGCTCGCGCAGCCCCTGCAGGTACTGGGCGACACCCCGGCCGACATCACCTGGGCGACCAGCGTGAGCTTTCAGCCGGACCCCAGCATCTTCAAGGAGTTCGACAACCAGTTCGACTACACGCGCATCCGCAACCGCCTGCGCGAACTGGCCTACCTGACCGGACTGAAGATCGTCGTGCGTGACGAGCGCACCGAGCTGCACGCCGGCATGATCAAGGAAGAGGTCTTCCACGAAAAGGGCGGCATCGCCAACTTCGCGCGCGCGCTGGTGGTAGACGACAGCAAGCTGCTGTACGACCAGCCCATCGTCATGCGCGGCAAGAACAGCGACGTGGAGGTAGAGGTGGCGTTTATCCACGCCAACACCTACGCGTCAGACAACATCCTGACCTACGCCAACATGATCCGCACCCGCGACGGCGGCACGCCTCTGACCGGGTTCAAGACCGCCTACACCCGCATTCTCAACAAATACGCCCGTGACAAGAACCTGATCAAGTCCGGTCACCCGGTCCCCAGCGGCGATGACCTGCTTGAAGGCATCTACTGCGTGGTGTCGGTCAAGCTGGGCGAGCCTCAGTTCGAGTCACAGGCCAAGGTCAAGCTGCTCAACAGCGAGGCCCAGACCGCCGTGAACGCCGTGGTCGGCGAGAAGTTCGCCGAGTTCCTGGAAGAGAATCCCAGGGTTGGCAAGACCATCGTGGAGAAGGCGGCCGAGGCGGCCCGCGCCCGCGAAGCGGCGCGCAAGGCCCGCGACATCGTGCGCCGCAGCAACCCGCTGGAAAACGACGACCTGCCCGGCAAGCTCGCCGACTGCTCTTCTCAGGACCCGGCCGAGAGTGAAATGTTCATCGTGGAAGGGATCTCGGCAGGTGGCAGTGCCAAGGGCGGCCGTGAGCGGCGCTTCCAGGCCATTCTGCCCCTGCGCGGCAAGATCCTGAACGTCGAGAAGGCCGACCTGAACAAGATCCTCAAGAACGCCGAGATCCGCGCACTGATCGGCGCCATCGGTGCCGGGGTCGAGGGCACCGGCGACCGGATGCACTTCGACCTGAGCAACCTGCGTTACCACAAGATCATCATCATGACTGACGCGGACATGGACGGCGGCCACATCGCTACCCTGCTGCTGACGTTCTTCTACCGCTACATGCGCCCGGTGGTTGAGGCCGGCTACCTGTACATCGCGCAGCCTCCCCTGTACCGCATCATGGTAGGACGCGAGAAGAAGGGCACCTACCTGTACACCAACGAGGACCTCAAGGTGCACGTGACCCGCGCGACCAAGGAAGGCAAGAAGTACGAGATCCAGCGCTTCAAAGGCCTGGGCGAGATGAACGCCGACCAGCTGTGGGACACCACCATGAACCCCGAGACCCGCGCGCTCAAGCGGGTGCAGATCGAGGACCTGATCGTGGCCAACGAGGTGTTCGAGAACCTGATGGGCACTGAAGTCGCGCCGCGCAAGACCTTTATCCAGGAAAACGCCCGCTTCGCCGAAATCAGCGTTTAA